The Quercus lobata isolate SW786 chromosome 4, ValleyOak3.0 Primary Assembly, whole genome shotgun sequence genome segment tatttacaaaatttttttaattaatccatacattaaaaaaaaattcgtccATTCATATCATAATACCATATAATATAGgaataaaaaagagagggaaaataaGCGCGCTCTATATCTTTGATCTATCTGCTCCATCCTCCTCTCATAGAAATAGTTCTCATCGTAACCTTCTCACAAAGATAGCATTCATTCAATTCTCAGCAAGAAATGGCGGAAGAAAGGGCGGAAGTAGTTCTATTCAACGTTTCTGCGGGAATCATCGAGAAAGCGGGCAACCTCACAGTCCAAGAGATTGGACTACTCTGGGGTGTCAAACACGAGACTCAAAAGCTCAGCAAGACAGTGTCGGCAATCAGTGCTGTGCTACTGGATGCAGAGAAGAAGCAGTGGAACAGTGAAGTCAAACAGTGGCTGACAACGCTGAAGGACCCCATTTATGAGGCTGATGACTTGGTGGATGACATCTTCACTGAAACTTCAAGACTGCAACGGATGACTCGGAATAAGACGGCAAAAGAGGTAAGCATCTTCTTTTCCAAATCCAACCAGCTTGTTTATGGTCATAAAATGGGCCATAAAGTTAAGGCAGTGAGGGAGAAGCTAGATGCTGTTGCAGCAGATAGGACGTTCTACTTGGTAGAACATCTTGAGGAGACACAAGTTAGGAATAGGGCGAGAGAGACTCATTCATTTGTAGGTGCTGAAGCAGTTATTGGGAGAGAGAATGATAAGCAGGCAATTATAGAAATTCTTTTGGATTCTAATGTTGAGGAGAATGTTTCGATTCTTCCTATAGTTGGAATCGGAGGGTTAGGGAAAACCACGTTAGCTGAACTTGTATTCAATGATGAAGAATTTAAGAAACATTTTGACCAAAAATTTTGGGTGTGTGTCTCGGATGACTTTGAGGTAAGAGTAATTGTTGAGAAAATTATGGAGTGTGcacaaaatgaaaaaccaaGAAACCTTGAAATGAACACTCTGGTTAATGAGCTTAAGAAAGAAATTGATGGAAAGAGATACTTACTTGTTTTGGATGATGTATGGAATGATAATCATGAAAAATGGCTTagcttaaaaaatattttaatgagtGGTGCAAAAGGCAGTAGAATTTTAGTGACAGTACGCGAGGAGAGGGTTGCAAATATTGTACAAACAATGAAACCATACTTTTTAAGGGGTTTAAGTGAACATGAGGTTTGGcttttatttaagaaaatggCTTTTGAAAATGGCGAAGAGCCAAAGAATCCAATCATTAAGTCAATTGGAATGGAAATAATTGAAAAGTGTAGAGGAGTCCCTCTTGCCATAAGGAGTATAGgaagtttattatattttaaaaaccctGAAAAAGATTGGTTGTCATTTAAGGATAATGAACTTTTGAAAGTAACTAATATCCTGCAAACACTCAAGTTAAGTTATGATCATCTTCCGTCATACTTGAAGCAGTGTTTTACTTATTGTTGTTTATTTCCAAAGGAttacaaaattcataaaataacaTTGATTAAAATGTGGATAGCTCAAGGGTTCATTAGGTCTTCAAGTCTAGACCAATGCTTGGAAGATATTGGTCATGAGTATTTTATGGATTTGCTTTGGAGATCATTCTTTCAAGAAGTTGAGGAAGATCAAAGGGgtaatatattacaatttaaAATGCACGATCTTATGTATGATCTTGCAAAATCAATAGCAGCATCTGATAGCACCATTTCTTATTTACAAGAGGAAGACATTCATGAGAAAACACTCCATGTATCATTTGATAAAACAATACTCTCATCATGGGGAATTCCAATCTCATCGTATGAAGCAAGAAGGATAAGAACATTTCATTTGCTAGGTGGTTCACGATATCTAGATAAAAGATTGGATGAGTCAACTTGTGATGCAATTGTTTCAAGTTTTAAGTTCATACGCTTGTTGGATCTACATGATATGAAAATTGAATCAATTCCAAGTTCTATCGGGGAGTTGAGACATTTAAGGTATCTCGATGTATCTTATAATCCCATCTATATGCTTCCTAGTTccatcacaagattgcataatTTGCAAACACTTAGACTCTTTGAATGTAACATTAAAGAATTGCCTATTGATATTAACAAATTAGTCAATCTCACACATATTGATGGGGAATTGCATTTGACTCATATGCCACGTGGACTGGGGCAATTAACTAAGCTTCAAACATTGTTACAATTTGTGATGAGCCGGAATAGCTCTTTAGACTTCAAGCACCACGGTGGATTGAAGGAACTCAACGGGCTAAACAAGCTTAGAGGAACACTAGAGATTAAGGGATTGAGACACGGGAAAGAAGCTGCATCAGAATCTAAGGATTCAAATATGAAAGAGAAAATACATCTTCAAGACTTGACGTTATCCTGGAGAAAAGAAGAGGTGGATGAGTCCAACGTTGGGTATAATGAAGAGTCACTTGAAGCCTTGCTCCCACACGGCcctctttcaaatcttcaactaCTGTATTTAAATGGATACGGTGGACTGAGATTTCCAAGTGCGATTTCTTCGCTTTCAAATCTTGTAGAATTTTCCTTATACGCCTGTAACAAATGCCAACATCTTCCACCGTTGGATCAGTTTCATTCCCTCAAAACTCTCTATCTTTATAAAATGAATGATTTGGAGTACATatcagagagagaaaacaaCGGGGAGTTCTCTGATTCTTCATTCCTCCCATCTCTAGAGCAACTCACAATTCAACATTGCCCTAATCTAAAAGGATGGTGGCAACGACAGAGGGATTCTGTTGAGGAGTTCCATAATCATTCACTGCCTTCATTTCCTCATCTTTCCAACTTACTAATTCAGGAATGCCCTAAGCTGATATCCTTACCTCTCTTTCCATATCTCGAAGAGCTAGTGCTGGATAAATGTAGCTTGAAGCCATTGGAGCAAACACTGAGAATGGAGGTGATAAACACGGAAACCCCAAAGAACCTAACATCAATAGCAGCAACATcaacctcttcttcttctacacTTGCCGCTTCCTCGTTCATCCCTCTCTCCAAATTGAAGTCCATGGAAATTTGGATTATGGAGGAAACTCTACCCAAGGAGATGATGTGCAACCTCATTTCTCTCCAAGATTTAACGATACATAATTGTTGTGgtcctctccctctctctcgaCATCTCACTGCCCTTCAGTATTTGACAGTTGGTGGTTCTAAAGAGGTTGATTTAACAAACGATGGAGACGAGATGGAATGGCATGGCCTTCAGAGCCTTCGCCACCTACATTTCTTGTACCTTCCAAATTTGGCCACTCTACCGGTGGGTATTCAATATCTCACCTCTTTGCAGACACTGCGAATTTATGGTTGTCGAAGTTTGTCGGCTATACCGGAGTGGATCTGTAACCTTACCTCTTTGCAGACACTGCGAATTTGGGATTGTCCCATCTTATCGAAAAGATGCGAAAGGGAAGCGGGTGAAGATTGGAGCAAGATTGAGCACATCCCAGACTTACGTATAGACAGGTAGCTATCTAAGTCTCTCTTTTATCCCAGTCCTTGATAGAACATCAAAATtccaatttcttcttcttcactaaaTTTCCTGGTAATTAAATTTCAGATGAATAACCTACTCTTACGATTTGGAGCTTAATCAAACCTTTTGGGCGCTGCAATTGCTCAACAAGTCAACAAATTCACCGGTaatatctcttttctttttttcctcttttagaTGCTCATAGGATTTTCATTCTTTAATTTATGACTTCCCATATTAGGAAAAAGAATATGTGAATTTTTCCAcatctatttcttcattttggCAAATTACATCTTTGTATTTTGAACTGAGTTGATCTGTTTTATATGCTTTACAAACAGAGTAAAAGATCAATGGTACAAGACGATATCGGGTAATATTGTGAGAAGAATAAAATCTGGTAGCCATTTTGCGGGAAGTAGCATGTTGTGCAGGTATTTGGTTgatttaatttcaatttcttgTTATATCTAcagaactttttatttttttggggtaaataCTACTATATCTTCAAATAATGATAGACAGTTTAGTATCTGAATTAACAGAgtaatttttgtatttcatCCTGATTTTATTTCAGTATTTGTAAAACACAGTCTTGATACTGAATAGTCCtcacttttcaatttttaataaaaaatttcatttgttgTAGGAGACCTATCATTCAGTAAGGGATTTAGCACATCTGAAGCTTCattctatttatatatgtaCGCAATTTTCTGGAATTGGCTTACAAGGTGAAGGCGAGGCCCCATCTCAATCAAGCTAAATCAGAAAGATCAATGCTTTTAAATGTGCACTTCCTCTCTGCATGATTCTCTTGACTGATGGTTAGCACTCTTTCTATCTCTCATCTGTTGATTGtgggaattttctttttgaatggtaatttttatttatttttgaggtGGCTATGTCACTTTTAGGATAATGAAGCATGAAGCAATGCAGGATATTGGAGAGGTGGATTCGCCGCTGATATTTGTGCCCTTACCAGTGAGGATTTCCCAAAGATTTGTAGATACTGGGAATTCATCAGTGTCCCATCTTACCACAAAGATGCAAAAGGAAGTATGTGAGATTTTCCATAAGATTTGTTACATCCTAGAGTTGGAAGGAGAGGTTTTCCATAAGATTTGTTACATCCTAGAGTTGGAATGAGATCCAATTTAGTGGTAAGAAAACTTATGTCTACATATCATTGTTTTTTCCCTGTCCTTGatagaaatcaaaatcaaaatttcttctttgttctcTCCAAGAAATGGAGCTTaatgaaaaactttttggtTTCAACAACAACTCAATGGTATTagtatttttgttctctacaaCTCAACAAAATATGtgaattttccttttatctATTTCTTAATTGATCCATGTATTTCAATGAGAATGCTATTTGAACTTGCTCTGACAGAAAAGTGGTTGATATACAACTTACTGAAGAAAATAAGAGATTAGCATTGTCAGGATCCATGTTCAAGTGACTAGCTGTTTTGTAGGGAAAATACATATTGTGCAAGGTCCAGACTTGATCCATGTATATCGATGAGAATACCATCTGAACTTGCTCTGACAGAAAAGTGGTTGATTTACAACTtactaaagaaaataagagaTTAGCATTGTCAGGATCCATGTTCAAGTGACTAGCTGTTTTGCAGGGaaaatacataattttccaGTGAGATGGCTCCTTAGACTTTCCATGAACAACGATTTCTTGGTGAGTGCATTCGGTTCATTAGCATGacattttctttcatctttgaaATTGCCTTACATTCTTAAGTACGCTTGGCATACAAAATAATCCACCAATGGACAATTATGGTTATGACGCCTATGGCATATCACTTGAATCCAGCACCTTCTAGTCTCAATAACAGGAACTCTGTTTTCACAAGGCTTTAAATGGAATGCTAAATAATTGCATGCTTAATGGCATTGAGGTGTCTACTATTGAACTAAATTTGGCTGTTTTTATGAGTGCAGTTAGTGGACTACCGGCATTGACAGAGCTACAGTTCCTTCTCTTTTGTAGACTTTGTTGATCATTTACATTTTAGCTTGTAATTCTTTAGAGGTTTTCTGCTGCTTGTATGGGTAGAGGTCCACTCATTTTAATAAATCTTTTATTaagccaaaaatatatatatatatatatatatgattgctAAATAACTATAGCTATCAAACAAAAGACAACAAATGAGTACCCTTCCAACTGTTTGGGTCTGCAAGTAAAATTATGAATACATTATTGTTACTAATAGGAACTCCTCTCTTCATATTGCTCATATTAATGTTTCAAttattttcactttcttggTAGTGGTTCTTGTATCGGTGAGTATTGGAATTGGGCACATGTTCCAGAAGTTTCATTCTATGAATCAAGTTAGATATATCAACACTTTACTGGACAGAAATTTGCATTCAAGGAGAAGGTAAGGCTCTGTCTCAATTCATCCAAATAAAACTCCTAGTTTTCTACCTGACtcttatttgacattttttcttACTAGAAATTATGAAATGTTCCAAGTATGCCAAATAAAATTGCTGCACAAATGATTGCAAAGGTTTTCCACAACAATTTTCTCTGGTAGCAGCTTTTCAGAACCCATGGAAAAATGGGCTTCTAAATTCTTATTGTCTCAACTGATTAACAAGTGGATTAGAGAGTTTTTTTTCCCGCCAAGGAGTTTTCCATTGATCAGACTATCTGTGGTTAGTTTGCAGTTCCTGGAGATTTTATTGGTCCTCCTTGGTGGTTAGTTTCTCTCACATTTAAACATCAAAATGGATTGTTTATCTTAGAAATTTTTGATTGGTTGATAAATGTGTGAAGTGTGCTTTCTAGATATTGTGAGAAAGAATTTATTTTCGCTTAATGGATAAAATTTAAGTATAAGTACCTGCACTCACTAACTTTAGGAAACAAAAGCCTCATATAGCATTCAATTACAAAATTTGCATTATTGCTTTTTTCACCcacaagattttcaaaatatttcttaaGATAATCACCATATGAATGTTTGGATGAAGTTccatattattttgtttaagcATTAATTATGTGTTTGAGACTTTGAGTTCTTTCTTCTTCCACGAGAGTGGAAAATTAACCACATGTGCAATTAGCTAACCTTATTTGAATGCATTTCTTGTTAGGCACTGATCAACTCAGAATTTTCAATATGTTAATTGGAGTTAACACAATTAATCAATTTCATTTGTTATTCATCCAATATTAAGCTTTGTCCTAACAAATGCCAGGTTacgcttttttttttgcagattaGATGACAAGAGCAACAAATGTCATCTCATAGCACTGTGAAGTCCACCACCTTGGAGGACTTGTGCTTTTGTGAAGTAGAATGGAAAATAAGGGTAAGTggatataataaaataaaaacatcaatttttggttttgtatttggttgatTGCGTCTGCATGACTTGCATATTGTCTTATGATAGACTTCTATGTCTAGAAAAATGTTTAGGTATCATGTTGGAGCAGatataaatttgattttaaaccAAGAAGAGAATGAGAATTAGCAGATGAAGGAAGCAATTGAAGGAGTTCTTGTTTGTTCCATGTAGTCAGAGACCTAACAACCATCAAGAAGAGCTTCTCTATCCCCAACTGGGAGGGATATTCTTAAGTTAGGAATTCAACCACCAATGTCAAGTGTGAAAGTCAAATTTGAGCCGTATCTGACTTGGACTCCTTTTGTTGACTTTGGCTTGGACTCTACTCCTTTTTGGTTTTGTACTGTACTTGGTTTAGGATTTGAATCATTTTCCTACTACCCCTTGACTTGGGGTACTGTATATATGTGGGCTCTTTATGTAAATATCTTCAGCCTTGGCTCTTGTCaactgagagagtgagagttcTTTGAATGTATTTGGAGTTAAGGTTCTATGAGAGTGTCTTTGTATCACATTTGTAATCTCCTTATTTTCTTAGTGAAACTTTCTTGACACCGCCTGTGGATGTAGGCCTAAGACTGAACCACGTAAATCTGTCTTCTTGTGTGattctttcttctatttttctgtTTATATTCACAAAAACCCATTATTATTCTCTACACTTACAAAAAATTGACATTAAAACTTCTGCTATGTCAATAGATCTCTACTATTGATCCCTCTCTCCTGCTAGTCATTTAGAAAGGTAATCTATTCCCCCTTTAGCTTTTGGTTATTTCATTGGCAGAAAACTTGCAAGCTTGATTTTGTTTCATTCCTTTTTGTCCCCATTTCTTTGGATGAATTTTGCAATTCTAAGTATGTTTAGTGTTGCTGTGAGCTATACAATGAGTTTTTCATAGTTTATCTCCTTAAGTTTAAGGCATccataatttctttattttatttgtgcatTTTGATGAGTACATGTTTATATATGTACTTGGTTGAAAAGTACTTGTAAATCAAGCTTCATGTAGTGGAATTTTATGAATATACCAATTCAATCTCTGCAAATTGCAGATATATGCATTTGATAATCTGGAGATCAATTATCTTGCGTGCTTTCCTATTATCATTTAGTTCCACTTACTGGACCAATTTATCTgcctaaaaaatttcaatatctCCTGTAAATAGATATTTGCTAATTGTCAGGTGTAATTTTCTTACCCCTTTCTATTTGGTTAGGGAGCACAATTTTTGTACCTCAAAGTTTGCCCTATATAGAGGAGAAGAGCTATAAAGTTGAACCAGTTGATTATAAATGTTGATTAGATCAAGCTCTAGAGACAAACAGTGAGACCTTTTTTGCGAAGAAGAGGCACTATCTTGGTCTAAAAATCGATGATTTATGTTATGACTGCTAGATAGATAAATAAGATCTTTGTAAGAACgtatttactgtttttttcaTAGTATGTTCAAGTGCAACAGATGCAATTAGCATGTTATAGTTTATCCTTCTGTGTAGTGTGGATATCATTGAAGTGCTCTGTCCTCAATTAGATACCACTACATACTCTACATATCTACAGCGTAGCATACCAACAAACATGCAGGagaaatcaaaagcaaaagcatTGCCTTTAACCCATTGGTTTAAGTTCTCCAAAAATCCTTGTTAAACTGATATTATTGAAGGGAAAGGGAATGATTATTACATGTTGGCGTCAATCTATATATTTAAGTGGCTTGTAGATTCAGTTGACAACAAAACTGTAGACATTTCATTAAACATTCTGCTAATGGTAAATGCCTTCAATatctattttttcaataaatgccaatttttttaaatataataaaattaaattctatagCATTGCTTAAAGCTATAATAGTGATGATACTatgtttttagcttttttatttttatttttattttttttttttaattttttgagtaattGACCTGCCATGAATTTGTGTGTGGTAAACTGGTTATGTGTTTAAttatatcataattaattatGATAAAAATGGTGATTGAGGTATAAAATTTGGAGTAATGCTTTAggcacaaattattttacaacatttttacaaaatgttgatgtggccagtctcttattggttttcatctaggtccatcattaatatcacatttttatttactaataatcacttaccacatcagcagtttgtaaaaatttttgtaaaataatttatatctctagcattattctaaaATTTGTTACCTTGGAGAATTGacttatttaaaaagaattttttaaaaataaaacttttattcttCTAATGAAAgcactttaaagtttaaaccttaattatttgattattgttttgagaaaatgtacCTCACCGTTCATTCTTATTccatattaatatataatatgcgACTTCAagcatattttattcaaataatagtattaataataaataagtcaAGAAATATGTTGTAAACCCTATTTTTCATTGAGTTAAAACATTAGTTGCTTGCTTCCATGGATGTAGGCATGaatcaagaaaaaattggaGATCAATTATCTAATTACAAATTATAGATTTATGCATTTCATAATTTggcttgaaaaaaaatttggagataaattatcatGCCTGCTTATTACTAGTTAGCTCCACTAGCTGAACCAATTTACATGCCTCTTAATGTCTCAATGTCTCTTTATGATTAAAATTTAAGCCTAGATATCTGCTAATTgttagttacatttttttttacccatttCTATTTAATAGGGAAGCTAGATTTTGTACCTTGAAGATTGCACTATATGGAGGTTAGAAGCTCTAAAATTGAGTGAAttgattttatttgtaaatattgtTTAGTTGAAAGTCTAGAGACATTTTGTGCCTTTTTCCCCAAGAAAATACACCATCTTGGTTTAAAATTTCTTTATGCCTTGGTAAGGACTGATTTGTGCATGATTTTATATACATGACTGGTAGGTATTGTTGTTATCAGAAAATGCTGCAACTAGCATGTTGGTCATACTTATACCAATAGTGTGGATAATTAATAGGCCCTGTTCTTGACTAGATACATCAACAACATGGTATTCCAACAATTGTGTAAGAATCACATTATGACATGTACTTACAGGCTAACATTTCCATTGTAATTAAGAAACCTTGTTAGTAGCTTTTGAATTTGTTCTCTATCagtttatacatttttttttttgctaaaccaCTATCAGTTTATACATAGTAATTAGAAAGGAGCAAAAAGCATAAGCCTTAAAAGTCCTTGCTGAGATGCTATCAAAAAAGGGATAATTATTCAATGTAGGAACTAGTCTCTGTTTTTCAAGCGGTTTGTAGCCCCAGTTTAGAATGAATAtgcaaatattttattgaagtgCAAGCTTCTGCTGTTAAAGTGGATTGCTCACATTAACTTATTTTCTATAGCCTTCTGATCATCACATAAACTTATTTAAAGCAATGGCCCATATGCCTATTATTGCATTCACTAGATTACCTGGACCGGCCCATTAGAACTTGGACTCCCTTCCTTGCAACGTGATCCAACGGTGCATGGTCTGAATATAtacattattttttgggtaaataaaaTTAGGTATGTAAAAATCCAAAGTTTATATCATATTTTAGATTGGGTATcagatttgatgattttgtcaATTAAAGTCCCAAATTAATAAAATCGTTTCAATTTAAGACATTCATTTAAGTTATTATGACAGTAAAAAAGCTTATAAAAGCTggaatttgttaataaaatctTGTGTTTTACGGAAGACTTATTCATCAAtcaatttagagagagagagagagagagagattgttttggCTCTACAATTGTACATaataatgtaaataaataatatgaataatGTTATGTCTATAACACTTTCACAGCAAATTATAAACGACAGTTATTAGAATAAAGAGTCTAGCGACCTTATTAAATATCAAGTATTAAATGGCATGACTCTCACattaaaatgtgaaatttgGAAGCAGTTTCAATTTCTTGGCTTGAATCATCCATGTAGGTAACTCACATATAGTATTATAATTTCCCTTTTTAGAGTAAttcttgtcctttttttttttttttttttccttcgtcTCTTCCTTCACTTCTTCAGGACTTGATTCTTATTGACACTAGATTGTGTGAAATATATGTATCCTGGTGCTACTTGCATACAtactaattttataaattctCATTTAATTGTGCTTCAGATGCATTGCTACAGGACAAGAAGTGGAGAGTAGATGACTATCcaatatataaattgatatttggGGGTGCTTCTGACGGCATAATTATGTTGATATATGTTGATGACTGCTTTTATAAATAGTGGAAGTATCCAGGTGATTTTGAAGAATTCTgtatttgattttagatttcTAAGGGCTAATGTTACTTGGTCAAAAGCTGAGTGATTTGAGTGTTAtctccattttttcttttctggtaGCCTGGTTTTCATTGAAAACACAGcttaatttttagagttttagaTCTGCATAATTTCATGGGTTGATTTCACTTTGTGCTCCACTTGGAGTAGGGCCGGCTGAATGGGTGAGCAAAAGATGTGGTCGCttaaggccccaagtaaaaaaaaaggctcccaaattttaaccaatagggttatttataataaataaataaaataatatttttttcccaaatgaaaaacaaataaaaaagagagaaaaatgcaacgtccacaatatttttcacaacacttttacaactaatactaagtagtaggttgttacaatttgttattgatggcaaaaaaataattatagtaatattttcaaatagaaaacaaaaaacaacttaaaacttaggatttgttgtaaaaaaatattgtgaatgttacacttctaaaaaaaataagaattgagttagcaaacttttactagttttcatatAAGTCTATTACTAACATCActcttttacttaccaataCAATCTGTCACACcaataagtatgaaaaattttgtcaaatttttctatctataaaatttcttaaaaaaaaaaaaattctaagtagtTCATGATAAtgtaattttgtatataaaacaagataatcaatttttgcCTTAGGCCTCCAAATGCATCAAGCGGCCCTGACTTGGACTAGATTTCTCATCACAGTACTatctttttcttactttctcATCACACATTGGCCTCAAGTTTAAAAATCGGGCTGTCAA includes the following:
- the LOC115984518 gene encoding putative disease resistance protein RGA4, whose product is MAEERAEVVLFNVSAGIIEKAGNLTVQEIGLLWGVKHETQKLSKTVSAISAVLLDAEKKQWNSEVKQWLTTLKDPIYEADDLVDDIFTETSRLQRMTRNKTAKEVSIFFSKSNQLVYGHKMGHKVKAVREKLDAVAADRTFYLVEHLEETQVRNRARETHSFVGAEAVIGRENDKQAIIEILLDSNVEENVSILPIVGIGGLGKTTLAELVFNDEEFKKHFDQKFWVCVSDDFEVRVIVEKIMECAQNEKPRNLEMNTLVNELKKEIDGKRYLLVLDDVWNDNHEKWLSLKNILMSGAKGSRILVTVREERVANIVQTMKPYFLRGLSEHEVWLLFKKMAFENGEEPKNPIIKSIGMEIIEKCRGVPLAIRSIGSLLYFKNPEKDWLSFKDNELLKVTNILQTLKLSYDHLPSYLKQCFTYCCLFPKDYKIHKITLIKMWIAQGFIRSSSLDQCLEDIGHEYFMDLLWRSFFQEVEEDQRGNILQFKMHDLMYDLAKSIAASDSTISYLQEEDIHEKTLHVSFDKTILSSWGIPISSYEARRIRTFHLLGGSRYLDKRLDESTCDAIVSSFKFIRLLDLHDMKIESIPSSIGELRHLRYLDVSYNPIYMLPSSITRLHNLQTLRLFECNIKELPIDINKLVNLTHIDGELHLTHMPRGLGQLTKLQTLLQFVMSRNSSLDFKHHGGLKELNGLNKLRGTLEIKGLRHGKEAASESKDSNMKEKIHLQDLTLSWRKEEVDESNVGYNEESLEALLPHGPLSNLQLLYLNGYGGLRFPSAISSLSNLVEFSLYACNKCQHLPPLDQFHSLKTLYLYKMNDLEYISERENNGEFSDSSFLPSLEQLTIQHCPNLKGWWQRQRDSVEEFHNHSLPSFPHLSNLLIQECPKLISLPLFPYLEELVLDKCSLKPLEQTLRMEVINTETPKNLTSIAATSTSSSSTLAASSFIPLSKLKSMEIWIMEETLPKEMMCNLISLQDLTIHNCCGPLPLSRHLTALQYLTVGGSKEVDLTNDGDEMEWHGLQSLRHLHFLYLPNLATLPTLRIWDCPILSKRCEREAGEDWSKIEHIPDLRIDRRPIIQ